The Arthrobacter russicus genome has a segment encoding these proteins:
- a CDS encoding CPBP family intramembrane glutamic endopeptidase, producing the protein MANPQTPMRSGAAPRPAQRRRWHVEILIVLGLSLGQSAVNAVVNLIDNLSRGPIAEATATLNTSRNSREYFDLTYQLLGNFFALVPVALVLYLLWQPGRSSFERLGFDFAKPGRDLLWGFGLLVLIGAPSLLLYAAGRGLGVTAQIVPNSLQDYWWTVPVLIISALRNAVVEEVIVVGYLLDRLSGLGWRIWPAIVVSALLRGSYHLYQGFGPFLGNVLMGLIFGWLYSKTKRVMPLVIAHSLLDIAAFTFSRQLGFG; encoded by the coding sequence ATGGCGAATCCTCAGACTCCGATGCGGTCGGGCGCGGCACCCCGGCCCGCGCAACGCCGGCGATGGCACGTGGAGATCCTGATCGTGCTGGGGCTCTCCTTGGGGCAGTCCGCGGTGAACGCGGTGGTGAACCTGATCGACAACCTCAGCCGGGGTCCGATCGCGGAAGCCACCGCGACCTTGAACACCAGCCGGAACAGCCGCGAATATTTCGATCTCACCTACCAGCTGCTCGGCAACTTCTTCGCCTTGGTGCCGGTGGCCCTGGTGCTCTATCTGCTCTGGCAGCCCGGGCGCAGCAGCTTCGAACGGCTCGGCTTCGATTTCGCCAAGCCGGGGCGGGACCTGCTGTGGGGCTTCGGGCTGCTGGTTCTGATCGGGGCGCCGTCGTTGTTGCTCTACGCGGCGGGCCGTGGTTTGGGCGTGACCGCGCAAATCGTGCCCAATTCGCTCCAGGACTATTGGTGGACCGTGCCGGTGCTGATCATCTCGGCGCTGCGCAACGCGGTGGTCGAGGAGGTCATCGTGGTCGGTTACTTGCTGGACCGGCTGTCCGGATTGGGCTGGCGGATCTGGCCGGCGATCGTGGTCAGCGCATTGCTGCGCGGCAGCTACCACCTCTACCAGGGCTTCGGACCATTTTTGGGCAATGTCCTGATGGGGCTGATTTTCGGCTGGCTCTACTCCAAAACCAAACGGGTGATGCCCTTGGTCATCGCGCACAGCCTGCTGGACATCGCAGCCTTCACCTTCAGCCGGCAACTCGGCTTCGGCTGA
- a CDS encoding histidine phosphatase family protein yields the protein MTAPRQILMLRHGQSAANVDQTIYDRVPDYRIPLTDVGLAQAEAAGESIRQRLDGEKVCVYVSPYLRAYQTLAALNLGDSVQRVLEEPRLREQDWANFQNPAEIAAQKELRNAYGHFFYRFREGESGSDVYDRVSSFLDTLYRHWSAPDYPPNTLLVTHGLTMRLFCMRWFHWSVEYFESLNNPENAEVRALVRNNGHFALEPPFQQWSQVDPGQTVLDRPGRPLA from the coding sequence ATGACCGCGCCCCGCCAGATCCTGATGTTGCGCCACGGCCAGTCCGCGGCCAATGTGGACCAGACGATTTACGACCGGGTGCCGGATTACCGGATTCCGTTGACCGATGTGGGCCTGGCCCAGGCCGAGGCGGCCGGGGAAAGCATCCGGCAACGGCTCGACGGCGAAAAGGTCTGCGTCTATGTCTCGCCGTATCTGCGCGCCTACCAGACCTTGGCCGCACTCAATCTCGGCGACAGCGTGCAACGGGTCCTGGAGGAGCCGAGGCTGCGGGAACAGGACTGGGCGAACTTCCAGAACCCGGCGGAGATCGCGGCGCAAAAAGAGCTCCGGAACGCCTATGGGCATTTTTTCTACCGCTTCCGGGAAGGCGAGTCGGGCTCCGACGTCTACGATCGGGTCTCCTCTTTCCTGGATACCCTCTACCGGCATTGGAGCGCCCCGGACTATCCCCCGAACACACTCCTGGTCACCCACGGTTTGACCATGCGGCTCTTCTGCATGCGCTGGTTCCACTGGTCGGTGGAGTACTTCGAATCGCTCAACAATCCGGAGAACGCCGAAGTCCGGGCGTTGGTCCGCAATAATGGGCATTTCGCACTCGAGCCGCCGTTCCAGCAGTGGAGCCAGGTCGATCCCGGGCAAACGGTTCTGGACCGCCCCGGCCGGCCGTTGGCCTAG
- a CDS encoding sugar-binding transcriptional regulator, which translates to MSTDAERQHLELLFDASRRYYLEQQSQVRIAQELNFSRATVSRLLAEARERGVVKFEVTHPMGGVLGIERELCEAFGLRQARVVDSSNPRSLPGQVARSAAELIQRTVRKDSVIAVSNGSALAAVVAELPEKRQRSSDVHVVQMIGALGKHNPMLDSPELCRKVAASFGGSYQTMPVPLILESAELAVAMRRESPIATALALAAHADIALVGIGATDRHGSGQIFEGWMTPEISAGLWRDGAVGHLVGHHFDISGKHVDSALCRRLISVSPDKLAQIKEVIAVAYGQKKVRAILAALRAGHLSTLITDFGTARAVLDLDRLTPDLDGSPGDQ; encoded by the coding sequence ATGTCAACCGATGCCGAGCGGCAGCATTTGGAGTTGCTTTTTGACGCGTCGCGGCGTTACTACCTGGAGCAGCAGAGCCAAGTTCGGATCGCCCAGGAGCTGAATTTCTCCCGGGCAACGGTCTCCCGGTTGTTGGCCGAGGCCCGGGAACGCGGTGTGGTGAAGTTCGAAGTGACCCATCCGATGGGCGGAGTCCTGGGCATAGAGCGCGAGCTTTGCGAGGCCTTCGGTCTCCGCCAGGCCCGCGTCGTGGATTCTTCGAATCCGCGTTCGCTTCCGGGACAGGTTGCCCGCAGTGCAGCCGAACTGATTCAACGAACGGTGCGGAAGGACTCCGTGATCGCAGTTTCGAACGGATCCGCTTTAGCCGCAGTGGTGGCAGAGCTGCCGGAAAAACGCCAGCGCAGCAGCGACGTCCACGTGGTTCAGATGATCGGCGCTTTGGGCAAGCACAACCCGATGCTGGACAGCCCCGAATTGTGCCGGAAGGTCGCGGCATCGTTCGGCGGAAGCTATCAGACGATGCCGGTGCCTTTGATCTTGGAAAGCGCAGAGCTCGCCGTGGCAATGCGTCGGGAATCACCGATTGCCACGGCCCTGGCCTTGGCGGCGCATGCCGATATTGCTTTGGTGGGCATCGGAGCCACTGACCGGCACGGATCGGGGCAGATCTTCGAAGGCTGGATGACGCCGGAAATTTCAGCCGGATTATGGCGGGACGGTGCCGTGGGCCACCTCGTGGGTCATCATTTCGACATTTCCGGGAAGCATGTGGACAGTGCGCTATGCCGCCGGTTGATTTCGGTCTCGCCGGACAAACTGGCACAGATCAAAGAAGTGATCGCGGTAGCCTACGGGCAGAAAAAGGTCCGCGCGATTCTTGCCGCTTTGCGGGCCGGTCACCTGTCCACGTTGATCACGGACTTCGGCACCGCCCGTGCGGTCCTGGATCTGGACCGGCTGACCCCGGATCTGGACGGATCTCCGGGCGATCAATAA
- a CDS encoding phosphotriesterase family protein — MSFARTIFGDVPTDVLGVVNCHDHLIRVGAGEVYLDPDHSLADVGKATEEASYFVKAAKAWAASGTVVDMCPANCGRDIRKLVEVNRATPDLHVIAATGFHREHVYLETTSHWVNRYSVNQIADLLIEDIESGIDAHDYSGPLVERTQYRAGVIKFASAYGKITDWEEKTLRAAAIASIKTGCPINTHTTAGTVALEQAERLISLGVPAGRIAIGHVQRNADVWYLSQITRLGCYLELDGTYRIKYLPDSSRVHLVRELGKLGFGQQLLLGTDSGKKSYQKAYGSVNGVDFDPAVFAPRLLAEGFERDYVEDLLMYNAQRFFAFGDPK, encoded by the coding sequence ATGTCTTTCGCCCGAACCATCTTCGGCGACGTCCCAACGGATGTCCTCGGCGTCGTCAATTGCCACGACCACCTGATCCGGGTGGGTGCCGGAGAAGTCTACTTGGACCCGGACCATTCCCTGGCCGACGTCGGCAAGGCGACCGAGGAAGCCTCCTACTTCGTCAAAGCCGCCAAGGCCTGGGCGGCGAGCGGCACCGTAGTCGACATGTGTCCGGCGAATTGCGGTCGGGACATCCGAAAGCTCGTCGAAGTCAACCGGGCCACTCCTGACCTGCACGTCATCGCAGCCACCGGTTTCCACCGCGAACATGTCTATTTGGAAACCACCTCGCACTGGGTCAACCGCTACTCGGTGAACCAGATCGCCGATTTGCTCATCGAAGACATCGAGTCGGGCATCGACGCCCATGATTACTCCGGCCCACTCGTCGAGCGCACCCAGTACCGCGCCGGAGTGATCAAATTCGCCTCCGCTTACGGGAAGATCACCGATTGGGAGGAGAAGACTCTGCGGGCAGCGGCCATCGCATCGATCAAAACCGGTTGCCCGATCAACACCCACACCACAGCCGGCACGGTAGCCCTGGAACAGGCCGAGCGGCTGATTTCCCTAGGTGTGCCGGCCGGACGCATCGCGATCGGACACGTGCAGCGCAATGCGGACGTCTGGTATCTGTCGCAGATCACTCGCCTGGGCTGCTACCTCGAGCTCGACGGCACCTACCGAATCAAGTACTTGCCGGACAGCTCACGCGTTCATCTGGTCCGGGAACTGGGCAAGCTGGGCTTCGGCCAACAGCTCCTCCTCGGCACCGACTCGGGCAAGAAGTCATACCAGAAGGCCTACGGCTCGGTCAACGGTGTCGACTTCGATCCTGCGGTCTTCGCCCCGCGCCTACTGGCCGAAGGCTTCGAACGGGATTACGTCGAAGATTTGCTGATGTACAACGCTCAGCGTTTCTTCGCTTTCGGAGACCCGAAGTGA
- a CDS encoding orotidine 5'-phosphate decarboxylase / HUMPS family protein, with protein sequence MTTATPRLQIALDTFTLDDAYRALQPAAASVDIIEVGTILCLSEGMRAVREIHALFPEKDLLADVRIAEAGSIISRLAFDSGANLVSVVAGASLTTVGQVCKVAEEYGAEVQIELDEANRTDAAVHWRAAGVKHVIVHRSRDAEAAGSLRWKRSDIDSIRLLDQLGFTVTITGGITASELPQLSTEPVGIVIAGRSIVQAADPAKAAADFRTALGAVWP encoded by the coding sequence GTGACAACGGCTACTCCCCGCCTGCAAATCGCTTTGGACACCTTCACCCTGGATGACGCCTATCGGGCGCTCCAGCCGGCCGCCGCTTCCGTGGACATCATCGAAGTCGGCACCATTCTTTGCCTCTCCGAAGGCATGCGTGCGGTCCGCGAAATCCACGCGCTGTTTCCCGAGAAGGACCTTTTGGCCGATGTGCGGATCGCCGAAGCCGGCAGCATCATCTCCCGGCTTGCCTTCGATTCCGGCGCCAATCTGGTGTCCGTGGTGGCCGGTGCCAGCCTGACCACCGTTGGCCAAGTATGCAAAGTCGCCGAGGAGTACGGCGCCGAAGTCCAGATCGAGCTGGACGAAGCTAACCGCACCGATGCCGCCGTGCATTGGCGTGCCGCAGGTGTGAAGCACGTGATCGTACACCGGTCCCGGGATGCCGAAGCCGCCGGTTCGCTGCGCTGGAAACGCTCCGACATCGACAGCATCCGACTCCTCGACCAGTTGGGTTTCACGGTCACCATCACCGGCGGGATCACCGCGTCGGAACTCCCGCAACTCAGTACCGAGCCGGTGGGCATCGTGATTGCCGGGCGCTCGATAGTTCAAGCCGCAGACCCTGCCAAGGCAGCGGCCGATTTCCGTACTGCTTTGGGGGCAGTATGGCCATGA
- a CDS encoding L-ribulose-5-phosphate 3-epimerase, with protein MNSLSAQWLSRPGIELGVYEKALRDPGNDWNAFFASAVQAGYSFVDLSIDETPGRLSRLAWTGPERRTVVAAAEREGSRIAGLCLSAHRRIALASKEPQRRDQALSILLAGIDLCVDLGVPVLQIAGYFAFYEQPDPQARSRYLAGLAAGTNYAARRGIQLGIENVDGEDVTSISAALEIADRIGSPWLQSYPDIGNLSEQGLDVVAELRRGQGRMLALHVKDTLPGQPRRVPMGSGAVPWDSAFAELKRQNWSGRIMVEMWNDNAPDANRAATEAGAFISRKLADAGLPVIPAPGRQTTEGATG; from the coding sequence ATGAACTCATTGAGCGCCCAGTGGCTCAGCCGCCCCGGTATCGAGCTGGGTGTCTATGAAAAGGCACTGCGCGATCCCGGCAATGATTGGAATGCTTTTTTCGCTTCCGCGGTCCAAGCAGGATATTCCTTCGTGGATTTGTCCATCGACGAGACTCCTGGGCGTTTGTCCCGGCTCGCTTGGACCGGCCCGGAACGACGCACGGTGGTCGCAGCAGCAGAACGGGAAGGCAGCCGGATCGCAGGGCTCTGCCTTTCCGCACATCGCCGGATCGCTTTGGCCAGCAAGGAACCGCAGCGCCGTGACCAGGCGCTCTCGATCCTCCTTGCGGGCATCGACCTCTGCGTCGACCTGGGCGTACCGGTGTTGCAGATCGCCGGCTATTTCGCCTTCTACGAGCAGCCGGACCCGCAAGCCCGCAGCCGTTATCTGGCGGGGTTGGCCGCCGGCACGAATTACGCGGCCCGGCGCGGCATCCAGCTGGGCATTGAAAACGTCGACGGCGAAGATGTGACCTCGATCAGTGCCGCCTTGGAGATCGCGGACCGGATCGGATCTCCCTGGTTGCAGAGCTACCCGGACATCGGAAACCTCAGCGAACAAGGACTCGACGTTGTCGCGGAACTGCGCCGGGGCCAGGGCCGGATGCTCGCGCTGCACGTGAAAGACACTCTGCCCGGACAACCGCGCAGAGTACCGATGGGCAGCGGAGCAGTGCCTTGGGATTCGGCATTCGCCGAATTGAAACGGCAGAACTGGTCCGGTCGGATCATGGTCGAAATGTGGAATGACAATGCTCCGGATGCCAACCGGGCGGCAACCGAAGCCGGAGCATTCATCAGCAGGAAATTGGCGGACGCCGGGCTTCCGGTGATTCCGGCACCCGGCAGGCAAACCACCGAGGGGGCAACAGGATGA
- a CDS encoding L-ribulose-5-phosphate 4-epimerase — protein sequence MILAELRAQVCAGNQQLFEAGLVVWTGGNLSARDPETGLVAIKPSGMQYGQMRAEDMVVLDLDGNIVDGVRGPSSDTASHLRIYRLRPELRSIVHTHSNYASAFAAAGMAIPCCLTAIADEFGGPVPCGDYAPIGGTAIGDEVVRQLGRSPAILMKQHGVFTVGATIEKAIKAAVMVEDVAKTVSIAMGIGRVESLPAEEIAANFERYQQRYGTGSASVGVRS from the coding sequence ATGATCTTGGCAGAACTCCGCGCACAGGTCTGCGCCGGCAACCAGCAGTTGTTCGAGGCCGGCCTCGTGGTCTGGACCGGCGGGAACCTTTCCGCCCGGGACCCGGAAACCGGCTTGGTCGCGATCAAACCCTCCGGAATGCAATACGGGCAGATGCGCGCCGAAGACATGGTGGTTCTGGACCTCGACGGCAATATCGTCGACGGAGTCCGCGGACCTTCTTCGGATACCGCGTCACACTTGAGGATCTATCGCTTGCGTCCCGAGCTGCGCAGTATCGTGCATACCCATTCGAACTATGCGAGCGCGTTCGCAGCTGCCGGAATGGCGATTCCCTGCTGTCTGACCGCCATCGCCGACGAATTCGGCGGGCCGGTGCCCTGCGGCGATTACGCACCGATCGGCGGCACCGCGATCGGCGACGAAGTGGTACGCCAACTGGGACGCTCACCTGCTATCTTGATGAAACAACACGGGGTCTTCACGGTTGGCGCAACCATAGAGAAAGCAATCAAGGCAGCGGTCATGGTAGAGGATGTGGCGAAAACCGTCTCGATAGCCATGGGGATCGGCCGCGTGGAATCGCTGCCGGCCGAGGAGATTGCCGCCAACTTCGAGCGCTACCAGCAGCGTTATGGGACCGGCTCCGCCAGCGTTGGGGTCCGGTCATGA
- a CDS encoding sugar kinase → MTRYDVSTFGEGQLRLTVPRGDRLLTARSLSMTAAGSEANVAGLLAQLGHQTMWGSLVPVGELGDRILNEYRAVGVDLSHVKRTQEGRVALYFLESGEAPMPGRVTYDREHTPFRDIEPASFEWDAVLDTRVLFVTGITTALTEKTSAFIRYAVTEAHRRGIEVALDVNYRSLLWSPEDARNTLRRLLGYVDILFCSRQDGQRVFGIVGDNGEQVVQALRESTGVETVISTDRVNGVYYAGPEGSKNYEVAVVPVTDRPGAGDAFVAGTLDGHLNGDILAGIGHGLRTASYALTHHGDLTHIDRADLTAPASSDIVR, encoded by the coding sequence ATGACCCGCTACGATGTTTCGACCTTCGGCGAGGGCCAACTCCGCCTGACTGTGCCACGCGGCGACCGGCTGCTGACCGCACGGAGCCTTTCCATGACCGCAGCCGGTTCCGAGGCCAACGTCGCCGGTTTACTCGCCCAGTTGGGCCATCAGACCATGTGGGGGTCTCTGGTTCCGGTCGGCGAACTCGGCGACCGGATCCTCAACGAATACCGTGCCGTCGGAGTGGACCTGAGCCACGTCAAACGCACCCAAGAAGGCAGAGTCGCCTTGTACTTCCTCGAATCAGGGGAAGCTCCGATGCCCGGAAGGGTCACCTACGACCGCGAGCACACGCCGTTCCGGGACATCGAACCGGCATCCTTCGAGTGGGACGCGGTGCTGGACACCAGAGTTCTTTTCGTCACCGGGATCACCACCGCATTGACGGAGAAAACCAGTGCCTTCATCCGCTATGCGGTGACCGAGGCGCACCGACGAGGCATTGAAGTGGCCTTGGACGTCAACTACCGTTCGCTGCTCTGGAGTCCGGAGGACGCCCGGAACACGCTCCGACGGCTATTGGGCTACGTCGATATCCTGTTCTGTTCCCGGCAGGACGGGCAACGGGTCTTCGGTATCGTCGGAGACAATGGCGAGCAGGTTGTGCAGGCACTTCGCGAGAGCACTGGAGTCGAAACCGTGATCAGCACGGACCGGGTGAATGGCGTGTACTACGCGGGGCCGGAAGGCAGCAAAAATTACGAGGTTGCAGTGGTGCCGGTGACCGATCGGCCCGGAGCCGGAGACGCATTCGTTGCCGGAACCCTTGACGGGCATCTCAATGGAGACATCCTCGCCGGGATCGGGCACGGTCTGCGCACCGCCAGTTACGCCTTGACCCACCATGGCGATTTGACCCATATCGACCGCGCGGATCTCACCGCACCTGCCTCCAGCGACATCGTCCGCTGA
- a CDS encoding MFS transporter: MASSKATAETPAFTRPNGLTRYRYVILAFLFAATFINYLDRATLSVVKGDIQNEIGASETQMGFILSAFAWSITLVILVFGVLMQKFGARTIGTASIGGFSLMTLLTATATTFPMLAVFRFGLGVFEAPTFPLNSNLARNWFPRSARAKAVSIYMTGSFFGLAFAVPLLGWILGIFNSWHSVFIFAGVLGLMITVLWWVFVRSVPNQSKRVSQAEIDLINSEPEAPVVVDPPKPDRRDWRSVFFERRLVGIYLGAFGTSTVVFFFITWFPDYLASQLGFNFKTGGAFVAALPFICGMIGMLTSGWLSDRLVKTGKKPGEARRVSVTIGLSGVVLIAVIPLLGRDNTAAIMAILCISFFFAGMANTAWLLAAEISKPRLLGLTTGVYGFWVNLFGALTPIVVGVILDATGKNYSMVFGYVGGTALLGALAYIFIVDKVEPSADRRFPDGVPS, encoded by the coding sequence ATGGCGTCTTCCAAGGCAACCGCAGAAACCCCCGCTTTCACCCGACCCAACGGACTCACTCGCTACCGATACGTGATTTTGGCGTTCCTCTTTGCCGCCACTTTCATCAATTACCTGGACCGGGCCACACTGTCCGTGGTCAAAGGCGATATCCAAAACGAGATCGGCGCGAGCGAAACCCAGATGGGGTTCATCCTCTCTGCTTTCGCCTGGTCAATCACCCTGGTCATCCTGGTTTTCGGCGTCTTGATGCAGAAATTCGGCGCTCGGACGATCGGCACTGCCAGCATCGGCGGTTTCTCCCTGATGACTTTGCTGACTGCCACTGCCACGACTTTCCCGATGCTTGCGGTGTTCCGGTTCGGACTCGGCGTCTTTGAAGCACCGACTTTCCCGTTGAACTCGAATTTGGCCCGGAACTGGTTCCCGCGCAGTGCCAGGGCCAAAGCCGTCAGCATCTACATGACCGGTTCATTCTTTGGCCTGGCTTTCGCGGTCCCGCTGCTCGGCTGGATTTTGGGGATTTTCAACAGTTGGCATTCGGTCTTCATCTTCGCCGGCGTCTTGGGGCTGATGATCACGGTGCTGTGGTGGGTCTTCGTGCGCAGTGTGCCCAACCAGTCGAAAAGAGTTTCGCAGGCTGAGATCGACCTGATCAACAGCGAACCGGAAGCGCCGGTCGTCGTCGATCCTCCGAAGCCCGACCGCCGGGACTGGCGCTCGGTGTTTTTCGAACGGCGTCTGGTCGGAATCTACTTGGGTGCCTTCGGTACGTCGACGGTGGTCTTCTTCTTCATCACCTGGTTCCCCGACTACCTGGCTTCGCAGCTGGGCTTCAATTTCAAGACCGGTGGTGCGTTCGTGGCCGCGCTGCCCTTCATCTGCGGCATGATCGGAATGCTGACCAGCGGATGGCTGTCCGACCGGTTGGTCAAGACCGGCAAGAAACCTGGCGAAGCTCGACGGGTCAGCGTGACCATCGGCCTCAGCGGCGTAGTGCTCATCGCGGTCATCCCGCTTCTGGGCCGCGACAATACCGCGGCGATCATGGCGATACTGTGCATCTCATTCTTCTTCGCCGGCATGGCGAACACCGCCTGGCTGTTGGCTGCGGAGATTTCAAAGCCCCGGTTGCTCGGACTGACCACGGGAGTCTACGGCTTTTGGGTCAATCTCTTCGGTGCGTTGACGCCGATCGTCGTCGGCGTGATCCTCGATGCCACCGGAAAGAACTACAGCATGGTCTTCGGTTACGTTGGCGGAACCGCACTGCTCGGCGCACTCGCCTACATCTTCATCGTGGACAAAGTGGAACCGTCGGCCGATCGGAGATTCCCGGACGGCGTCCCCAGCTGA
- a CDS encoding DeoR/GlpR family DNA-binding transcription regulator — protein MNRTERLTAILDLLAQSGQVEVEDLVSKLAISPATARRDLDSLANERLLSRTRGGAVAGSVAYDLPGRYNRDDHAAQKHQIALAASELIPRGAVIGLCGGTTSTALAQVLSTREDLAEPSNKPTLTVVTNAINIAAQLAVRPNFKIMVCGGIVNPRSYELVGPYTDIILQKVALDFAFIGVNGIEPLVGPTVTDEGEATVNSLMARRAADAYMLADSSKIGQRAFATMEGYHFQRLITDSGITPDQVEAFAENGIDVLVAPNS, from the coding sequence ATGAACCGTACTGAGCGGCTGACTGCGATCCTTGATCTATTGGCGCAGTCCGGCCAAGTCGAAGTCGAGGATTTGGTCAGCAAGCTCGCGATTTCGCCGGCCACGGCACGTCGGGATTTGGATTCCCTGGCCAATGAACGCCTGCTCAGCAGGACCCGGGGCGGCGCTGTCGCCGGATCGGTGGCTTACGATTTGCCGGGCCGCTACAACCGCGACGACCATGCGGCGCAGAAGCACCAGATCGCGTTGGCGGCCAGCGAACTGATTCCGCGCGGGGCGGTGATCGGGTTGTGCGGCGGAACCACGTCCACGGCTTTGGCCCAAGTGCTCTCCACCCGGGAAGACTTGGCCGAGCCGTCGAACAAACCCACCTTGACCGTGGTCACGAATGCGATCAATATCGCCGCCCAGCTCGCGGTGCGGCCGAATTTCAAGATCATGGTCTGCGGCGGCATCGTCAACCCGCGCTCCTATGAACTGGTCGGACCGTACACCGACATCATCTTGCAGAAGGTGGCCTTGGATTTCGCGTTCATCGGGGTCAACGGGATCGAGCCTTTGGTGGGGCCGACGGTCACCGACGAAGGCGAAGCGACGGTCAATTCGCTGATGGCCCGCCGGGCCGCGGACGCCTACATGCTGGCGGATTCCTCGAAGATCGGCCAGCGGGCTTTCGCCACCATGGAGGGCTACCACTTCCAACGGTTGATCACCGATTCCGGGATCACCCCGGACCAGGTAGAAGCGTTCGCGGAGAACGGCATCGACGTCCTGGTGGCCCCAAACAGCTGA
- a CDS encoding class II fructose-bisphosphate aldolase — protein sequence MPLTPTRDLMAAAVAGESGQGAFNVLHLETVEGLIAGAEAAGLPLILQISENCVAYHGGLEPIARATLAAAEAAAVPIAVHLDHAQDEALALAAVDLGFGSVMYDGAHLPYAQNVEVTRRVADYAHARGVYVEAELGEVGGKDGAHAPGVLTDPGEAADFVAATGVDALAVAVGSSHAMTERSAELNLERIAELRQRLDVPLVLHGSSGVPDAALVRGIAAGMRKINVSTHLNGFFTRAVREFLAENSDVVDSRKYLAAGRSALVPEVSRLLRLFGQKP from the coding sequence ATGCCTTTGACCCCTACCCGTGACTTGATGGCGGCCGCGGTGGCCGGCGAATCCGGCCAAGGCGCGTTCAACGTGCTGCATCTGGAAACGGTGGAAGGGCTGATCGCCGGTGCGGAGGCTGCGGGCCTGCCGTTGATCCTGCAGATCTCGGAGAACTGCGTCGCCTACCACGGCGGACTCGAGCCGATCGCCCGGGCCACGCTGGCCGCGGCGGAGGCTGCTGCGGTGCCGATCGCGGTCCATCTGGACCATGCCCAGGATGAGGCACTGGCGTTGGCCGCCGTCGATTTGGGCTTCGGTTCGGTGATGTACGACGGCGCGCACTTGCCGTACGCGCAAAATGTCGAGGTGACCCGGCGGGTCGCCGACTACGCGCACGCGCGTGGCGTGTACGTCGAAGCGGAATTGGGCGAAGTCGGCGGAAAAGACGGGGCACACGCTCCCGGGGTGCTGACCGACCCGGGCGAGGCGGCGGATTTCGTTGCGGCGACCGGAGTCGATGCGCTGGCCGTGGCGGTCGGTTCCTCGCACGCGATGACCGAGCGCAGTGCGGAGCTGAACCTGGAACGGATCGCGGAGCTCCGGCAGCGGCTTGACGTTCCCTTGGTTTTGCACGGTTCCTCCGGCGTGCCGGATGCGGCCCTGGTGCGCGGAATCGCGGCCGGAATGCGTAAGATCAATGTTTCCACGCATTTGAATGGTTTCTTCACCCGCGCGGTGCGCGAGTTTTTGGCCGAAAACTCTGATGTAGTGGATTCGCGGAAGTATTTGGCAGCGGGCAGATCCGCTTTGGTGCCGGAAGTTTCGCGGCTATTGAGATTATTCGGGCAAAAACCCTGA